The Helianthus annuus cultivar XRQ/B chromosome 16, HanXRQr2.0-SUNRISE, whole genome shotgun sequence genome includes a window with the following:
- the LOC110915618 gene encoding uncharacterized protein LOC110915618 — translation MMVMQMGSSSLDQENKIGFMGYNDQEDDSFSSDVSSVASSDDESDDAFEESNSSLDNNSHALGSMSDLLQQLPSKRGLSKHFQGKSQSFTSLSKVTCLEDLAKPENPYNKKIKSCKSYAVLSRSLLPPPTRSASSSKLFTKATRASCSSLSNSSRPPTHPSHTNGATSASGFSNQTPLFV, via the exons ATGATGGTGATGCAGATGGGTTCTTCTTCATTAGATCAAGAAAACAAGATCGGGTTCATGGGTTATAATGATCAAGAAGATGATTCGTTTTCATCGGATGTTTCGAGTGTTGcgtcttcagatgatgaatctgatgatgcctTTGAAGAAAGCAATTCTTCCTTGGATAACAACAGTCATGCGTTAGGAAGCATGTCTGATCTGCTTCAACAACTTCCTTCCAA GAGAGGATTATCCAAGCACTTTCAAGGGAAATCACAATCCTTCACATCTTTATCAAAAGTGACATGTTTAGAAGATCTTGCAAAGCCAGAAAACCCTTACAACAAGAAGATAAAATCATGCAAAAGTTACGCGGTATTATCAAGATCACTTCTTCCACCTCCAACACGAAGTGCATCTTCTTCAAAGCTTTTCACAAAAGCGACAAGAGCTTCTTGTTCTtcattgagcaatagcagcaggcCACCTACTCATCCATCCCATACCAATGGTGCTACAAGTGCTTCTGGTTTCTCAAATCAAACACCTTTGTTTGTTTGA